TTAGGGTGGTGTAAAACTGCCTGATAAGTATGAGTGATAGAGCAAGATGGTATGTAGTACATACATACTCAGGATACGAAAATAAAGTTAAGGCAAACTTAGAAAAAGCAATTGAAAACAGAAATCTTGAAGCATTAATCCATGATATACAAGTACCTATGGAAGAAGTGGTTGAAGAAAAAGATGGAAAACAAAAAGTTTCATTAAAGAAAAAGTTTCCTGGATATGTGCTTGTGAAAATGTTAATGGGTGATGAAGCTTGGTACGTTGTTAGAAATACTAGGGGCGTGACAGGATTTGTTGGTCCAGGATCTAAACCAGTTCCTCTGTCTGATGAAGAAGTTGAATCAATGGGTGTATTAGAAATGCCAGTTGATATTGATTTGGAAGTAGGGGAAAGCATAAGAATTATCTCAGGACCATTAAGAGATTCAGTGGCTACAATACAAGAGATAATTGTTGAAAAACATAAAGTGAAAGCTTTAGTAGAGATGTTTGGCAGGGAAACTCTTGCTGAATTAGACTTTAATCAAGTTGAAAAATTAGTTTAAATATAACTAATTTTAATTAAGTGGGAGAACTAAAAGTTCGTTATACCACAGTAATAGGAGGAATAACAAAATGGCTAAGAAAGTAACTGGAATGATTAAACTTCAACTTCAAGCAGGTAAGGCAACACCAGCTCCACCTGTAGGTCCAGCTTTAGGTCAACATGGTGTAAACATAATGGGATTCTGTAAGGAGTTCAATGCAAAAACTGCAAATCAAGCTGGTTTAATAATACCAGTAGTTATCACAGTTTACCAAGATAGATCTTTTAGTTTTATACTAAAGACTCCTCCAGCAGCAGTTCTAATCAAAAAGGAATTAGGGTTAGAAAGTGGTTCTGGAGTACCTAACAAAACAAAAGTTGGTAAATTAACACAGGATCAATTAAGAAAGATCGCTGAAACTAAGATGCCAGATTTAAATGCTGCAAATGTTGAATCAGCAATGAGAATGATTGCTGGAACAGCAAGAAGTATGGGCGTAACTATTGAAGAGTAATTCTTAAAAATAAGTGGGAGGTCAAAACCGTTAATACCACAGAGGAGGCAAATTATGGGAAAAAAATACATTGAAAGTGCAAAGCTTATAGATAAGAGTGCATTATATAATCCAGTAGAAGCATTAGACCTTACATTAAAAACTGCAAAGGCTAACTTTGATGAAACTATTGAACTACATGTAAGATTAGGTGTAGATCCAAGACATGCTGATCAACAAGTAAGAGGTGCTGTTGTATTACCAAACGGAACAGGGAAAACAGTAAGAGTACTTGTATTTGCAAAAGGTGATAAAGCAGCAGAAGCGCAACAAGCAGGAGCAGATTTTGTTGGAGCTGAAGAATTAGTTCAAAAAATTCAAAGTGAAAATTGGTTTGATTATGATGTTGTTGTTGCAACTCCAGATATGATGGGTGTTGTTGGTAGAATTGGTAGAGTATTAGGACCAAAGGGATTAATGCCAAATCCAAAATCAGGAACAGTAACATTTGATGTTGCTAAAGCGATTGAAGAAATCAAAGCTGGTAAAGTTGAATATAGAGTTGACAAAACAGCTATAGTTCACTGCCCAATTGGAAAGAAATCATTTGGAACTGAAAAGTTAAAGCAAAACTTTACAGCATTAATGGATGCTTTAGTTAAAGCAAAACCAGCAGCTGCAAAAGGACAATACTTAAAATCAGTATCAGTTTCAAGCACAATGGGACCAAGTGCAAAAATTAATCCTACAAAAGCTTTAGATTAATATTGACTTAATGGATATTAAGTAGTATAATCTTAATGTTGTAAAAAAGAGAATATTTTCCCCGTAGACAGTGGGTGCGAAAGCATAACGATATACTACCCACCTAGGTTGATTATAATAGATGTATTATAGACCTTCCTGTCTGCGGGAAGGTCTTTTTGATAAAAGAAGCAGTTTTAAACTGTGAGGAGGTGGACTACAATAATGAATAAAAACAGAGAACTTAAAGAAGCTAAAGTTGCTGAAATTAAGGAAAAATTAGAAAAATCAAAAGCTGTTGTTCTTAGTAAGTATCAAGGGTTAAATGTAGAAGAAGATACTGCTCTTAGAAAAAATTTAAGAGAAGCTGGCGTTGAATATAAAGTATATAAAAATACTTTGGTTATTTTAGCAGCTAAAGAATTAGGCTTAGATGGTATAGTAGAACATTTAGAGGGACCTGTATCTATTGCGTTTGGTTATGAAGATGTAACAGTAGCAGCGAGAGTTCTAAATGATTTTGCTAAAGATCACAAGAAGTTAGAATTAAAAGCCGGTATTGTAGAAGGTGAAATCTATGATGCAGATAAGATTAAACAACTTGCATCAATACCATCAAAAGAAGTTCTTATTGCAAAACTTCTTGGAAGTATCAAGTCTCCAATATCAAGCTTTGCACGTGTATTAAGTGCTATTGCTGATAGTAAGGGAACTGAATCTGCAGAATAATAAGCAGAAAAATAAAACAATAATTAATTTAAAAAAATTTCGGAGGTGCTATTAAAATGACAAGAGAAGATATAATTCAAGCAATAAAAGAAATGAGCGTTTTAGACTTAAACGAATTAGTAAAGGCTTGTGAAGAAGAATTTGGAGTAAGTGCTGCTGCTGCTGTTGTAGCTGGTGGAGCTGTAGCTGGTGGAGCTGCTGCTGAAGAAAAAACTGAATTCGACGTAATATTAGCTAGTGCAGGAGATAACAAGATTAAAGTTATCAAAGTAGTAAGAGAAATAACTGGATTAGGATTAAAAGAAGCTAAAGAAATAGTTGATGGAGCTCCTAAGACATTAAAAGAAGGCGTTTCTAAAGAAGAAGCTGAAGACATGAAAGCTAAAATAGCTGAAGTTGGAGCTACTGTAGAAATCAAGTAATTTATTTAATATAAAAAGGTGCTTTTTAAGCACCTTTTTTAAGCTGCATTTATAAAGCTATATAAAATGCTTTTTGTTTATGAGTATTTTATATAGCTTTATAAATTAAAAAAGATATAGTTAAGTGAATTAATGAAATAATATTTCTAGTGTTTTTTATAGTATTTCTTGACGAGATAAAATGCATATGGTATTATAATATAATGTATTATTCACTATGGGATATTATATGTTTATAGTGGAAATAAAGAGTATAACCTGGTGAATAATGGTTATACTATAAAAAGACGCTGTCCGAAAGCAAAAGTCCTTAGGGAAAGTATGCTTTTGGCTATTTTAGTTTATTTTATACAAGGGGTGAAAATTCATGGTACATCCTGTCAAAGTTGGAAAAAGAACAAGAATGAGTTTTGGTAAAGTTAATGACGTTACTGAAATGCCGAATTTAATTGAGGTACAATTAGATTCATATGAATGGTTTTTAAGAGAAGGGCTGCATGAAGTATTTGATGATATTAATCCTATCACAAACTTCACAGGGAATTTAGTGCTTGAGTTTGTAGATTACAAGCTTGATATGGAAAATATCAAGTATTCTGTTGAAGAATGCAAAGAAAGAGATTCAACATATGCAGCACCATTAAAAGTTTCGATTAGATTACAAAATAATGAAACAGGTGAAATTAAAGAACAAGAAGTGTTTATGGGTGACTTCCCATTAATGACAGAACAAGGTACCTTTTTAATTAATGGTGCTGAAAGAGTTATTGTAAGTCAGTTAGTAAGGTCGCCGGGAGTATATTACAATTACTCAATAGATAAGAGCGGTAAGAAATTATTTTCATCAACTGTAATCCCTAATAGAGGAGCATGGTTAGAATATGAAACAGATTCTAACGATATCATTTATGTAAGAATTGATAAAACTAGAAAATTATCGATAACTATTTTAGCAAGAGCAATGGGATTAGGAAGTGACCAAGAGTTATTAGACTTTTTTGGAGAAGAAGAAAGATTTAGAGCTTCAATAGAAAAGGATAATACTAAAACAAAAGAAGAAGCTTTACTTGAAATATATAAGAGATTAAGACCAGGTGAGCCACCAACTGTTGATAGTGCAATATCATTAATTGATACATTGTTCTTTGATGCAAAGAGATACGATCTATCTAGAGTTGGTAGATACAAATTCAATAAAAAACTTGCGTTGAATTTAAGAATTGCTAATCAAGTTGCAGCTACTGACATTGTTAATCCACAAACTGGTGAGATTATGGTTGAAAATGGCCAGAAGATAAGCAGATTAATGGCTGAACAAATTCAAAACGCTGGTATAAAATCTGTTGATGTATTAATAGAGGATAAAGTTATTAGAGTAATCAGCAATAATTTTGTTGATTTGAAGAAACAAGTTTCATTTGATGTTTCTGATTTAGGAATAAAAGAAATGGTACACTATCCAACATTAAAGGAAATATTAGATAATTTCTCAGATGAGAAAAGCATTAAAGAAGAAATAAAGAAAAATATTAATAAGCTTATTCCAAAACATATTATAAGAGACGATATATTTGCAACTATTAGTTATGAATTAGGATTAGCTTATGGAGTAGGTTATGTTGATGATATAGATCATCTAGGAAATAGAAGATTAAGATCTGTAGGTGAATTATTGCAAAATCAATTCAGAATTGGTTTATCTAGAATGGAGAGAGTAGTTAAAGAAAGAATGACTATTCAAGATCAAGAAGCAATAACTCCTCAAATGTTAATTAACATAAGACCAGTAGCAGCGGCTATTAAAGAATTCTTTGGTAGTTCACAATTATCGCAATTCATGGATCAAACTAATCCATTATCAGAACTTACACATAAAAGAAGATTATCAGCGTTGGGGCCAGGAGGTCTTTCAAGAGAAAGAGCTGGTTTCGAAGTAAGAGACGTTCACCATTCACATTATGGTAGAATGTGTCCGATTGAAACACCAGAAGGTCCTAATATAGGATTAATAAATTCATTGGCTACTTTCGCAAAGGTTAATGAGTATGGCTTTATTGAAACACCGTATAGAATTGTAGATAAAGAAAATTCGAGAGCTACTGATGAAATTAGATATTTTACAGCTGACGAAGAAGATCAATGCTTAATTGCTCAAGCAAAAACACCGATGGCTGAAAATGGTCAATTCATAGAAAAAAGGGTTACAGTTAGGCATTTAGATGATGTTTTAGTTGTCCCAGCAACAGAAGTTGATTTGATTGACGTATCTGCAAGACAAATGGTATCTGTAGCAACTGCTATGATTCCGTTCCTTGAAAATGATGATGCTACAAGAGCACTTATGGGATCTAACATGCAACGTCAAGCAGTTCCATTGTTAAATCCACAAGCACCAATTGTTGGAACAGGAATAGAGTTTAAAGCAGCTGTAGATTCAGGTGTATTGCCAAAGGCAAAAAATGCAGGTGTTGTTACTTATGTATCAGGTAGTGAAATTAGAATCAAAAGAGATTCTGATGGAGGAACTGATATATATAAGCTATTAAAGTTTAAGCGAAGTAACTCTGGAACATGTATAAACCAAAGACCTATAGTTGATTTAGGAGAATTGGTTTACAAGAACCAAGTAATTGCAGATGGTCCGTCTACAGATTTAGGAGAAATTGCACTAGGTAAGAATATAAGAATGGGATTCATAACTTGGGAAGGTTATAATTACGAAGATGCTATGCTTATTTCTGAAGAATTAGTAAGAGAAGATGTATTTACATCTATGCATATAGAAGAATATGAATGTGAAGCAAGAGATACTAAGCTTGGACCAGAAGAAATCACAAGAGATATTCCAAATGTAAGTGAAGATGCTCTTAAAGATGTAGATGATAGAGGTATCATAAGAATTGGTGCAGAAGTAAGATCAGGAGATATATTAGTTGGAAAAGTAACACCTAAGGGTGAAACTGAACTAACTGCAGAAGAAAGATTATTAAGAGCAATCTTTGGTGAAAAAGCTAGAGAAGTTAGAGATACATCTTTAAGAGTACCTCATGGAGAAGCTGGAATAATAGTTGATATTAAAGTTTTTACAAGGGAAAATGGGGATGAATTAAATCCTGGAGTAAATGAACTTGTAAGATGTTATATCGCACAAAAAAGAAAAATATCTGTAGGAGACAAAATGGCTGGGCGTCATGGTAATAAAGGGGTTATCTCTAGAATATTACCAGAAGAAGATATGCCGTTTTTACCAGATGGTAGACCGCTTCAAATATGCTTAAATCCACTTGGAGTACCTTCGCGTATGAATATCGGGCAAGTACTTGAAGTACATTTAGGTTGGGCAGCTAGTCATTTAGGTTGGCATATAGCTACACCAGTATTTGATGGAGCTACTCAAGAAGAAATTACAGAATGTTTGGTAAAAGCTGGATTTAATGCTAATGCTAAAACTGTATTATATGATGGTAGAACAGGAGAGCCTTTTGACAATCTAGTAACTGTAGGTATAATGTATATATTAAAACTTCACCATTTGGTAGATGACAAAATACATGCAAGATCTACAGGTCCATATTCACTAGTTACTCAACAGCCATTAGGAGGTAAAGCTCAATTTGGAGGTCAAAGATTTGGTGAAATGGAAGTTTGGGCTTTAGAAGCATATGGTGCGGCGCATACATTACAAGAAATATTGACTGTTAAATCAGATGATGTTGTAGGTAGAGTTAAGACATATGAAGCTATAGTCAAAGGTGAAAATATACCTGAACCAGGAGTTCCAGAATCATTTAAGGTTCTTATTAAAGAACTTCAAGCATTATGCTTAGATATTAAGGTTTTAAATGATGCAAATGAAGAAGTGACTTTAAAAGAATTTGTTGATGAAGATATGGCAAACCTGGAAGTTAACATAGAAGGTACTGAAGAAGTAATTATGCAAGAACCAGAAGGAACAATAGCTGATGATAGTTATGATCAAAATCCAGATGAAGATATAGATGATATTGATTATGATGAGAGTGTCGATATTGAAGAGCTTGAGACAGAATTAGAACTAGATGATTTTAATGATGAACACTAATATTGAAGGGAGGATTTACCCTTGTTTGAATTAAATAATTTTGATGCAATACAAATTGGCTTAGCATCTCCAGAGCAAATAAGACAATGGTCAAGAGGAGAGGTTAAAAAGCCTGAAACAATTAACTACAGAACTTTAAAGCCAGAAAGAGATGGTTTGTTCTGTGAAAGAATTTTTGGACCAATGAAAGATTGGGAATGTCATTGTGGAAAATATAAAAGAGTAAGATATAAAGGCATAGTTTGTGATAGATGTGGAGTTGAAGTCACAAAAGCTAAAGTTAGAAGAGAAAGAATGGGGCATATAGAATTGGCTGCCCCGGTATCTCACATTTGGTACTTTAAAGGAATTCCATCAAGAATGGGATTAATTTTGGATATGTCACCAAGAGCTTTAGAAAAAGTTTTATATTTTGCATCTTATATAGTAATTGACCCAAAAGAAACTCCGTTATTGAAGAAACAGCTTCTTAACGAAAAAGAATATAGAGAAGCTGTAGATAAATATGGAGATGAAAGTTTCGTAGCTGGAATGGGAGCAGAAGCTATTCAAGAATTGCTTAGAGAAATTGACTTGGAAAATGGTTCAAAGGAATTAAAGGAAGAACTTAAGCAAAGTACTGGGCAAAAAAAGGTTAGAATTATAAGAAGACTTGAAGTAGTAGAATCTTTTAGAAAGTCAGGAAACAATCCAGAATGGATGGTTGTAAATGTAATACCAGTAATACCACCAGACTTGAGACCTATGGTTCAATTAGATGGGGGAAGATTTGCAACATCTGATTTAAATGACTTATATAGAAGAGTTATTAATAGAAACAACAGATTGAAGAAACTATTAGATTTAGGGGCTCCGGATATAATAGTAAGAAATGAAAAAAGAATGCTTCAAGAAGCTGTGGATGCACTTATCGATAATGGTAGAAGAGGAAGACCAGTAACTGGACCAGGAAATAGACCTTTAAAATCATTATCAGATATGCTTAAAGGTAAGCAAGGAAGATTTAGACAAAACTTACTTGGAAAAAGAGTTGACTACTCAGGTAGATCAGTTATAGTTGTTGGACCAGAATTGAAAATGTACCAATGTGGATTACCAAAAGAAATGGCTATAGAGTTATTTAAGCCATTTGTAATGAAGAAGTTGGTTCAGGATGGAATTGCTCATAATATAAAGAGTGCTAAAAGAATGGTTGAAAGAGTATTGCCTCAAGTATGGGATGTTTTAGAAGAAGTAATTGCAGATCATCCAGTATTGCTTAACCGTGCGCCTACTTTACATAGACTAGGTATTCAAGCATTCCAACCAGTTTTAGTAGAAGGTAGAGCTATTAAGTTGCATCCACTAGCATGTACAGCTTACAATGCAGACTTTGATGGAGATCAGATGGCTGTCCATCTTCCACTTTCAGTTGAAGCACAAGCTGAAGCAAGATTTTTAATGTTAGCAGCAACAAACATTTTAAAACCATCAGATGGTAAGCCAGTATGTGTACCAACACAAGATATGGTTTTGGGATCATACTATCTAACTATGGATAGAAATGAAGCCAAAGGTGATGGTATGGTATTCTCTAGTAAAGACGAAGCTATAATGGCATATCAAGTTAAGGAAATTGACATCCATGCTCAAATAAATGTTAGAATGTTTAGAACTGTTGATGGAGTTTCAAAGTCTAAAATAATCAAAACAACTGTTGGAAAGATTATATTTAATGAATCTATACCGCAAAACTTAGGCTTAGTTAATAGAGAGAATGAAGAAGAAATGTTCAATTTAGAAGTTGATTTCTTGGTTACTAAAAAGTCTTTGGGAAAAATAATCGATCAATGCTATATGAAACATGGTCCAGTTAAGACATCTATAATGCTTGATAATATCAAAGCTTTAGGATATCATTATTCATCAATTGGAGCTGTTACAGTTGCATCATCAGATATAATAGTACCAGATTCTAAATATGAATTACTTAAAGAAGCAGATGAAACAATTGAAAAGATTGAAAAGATGTATAAAAGAGGATTCATTTCAGATGAGGAAAGATATGAACGAGTTATAGAAAAATGGACTCAAACTACTGAAGATGTTGCTAATGCATTAATGGATAGTCTTGATAAGTTCAACCCTATATATATGATGGCTGACTCAGGAGCCAGAGGATCAAAATCTCAAATCAAGCAATTAGCTGGTATGAGAGGACTTATGGCAAGTCCATCTGGTAAGATTATCGAGTTACCAATTAGAGCTTCATTTAAAGAAGGATTAGATGTTCTTGAATATTTCTCATCTACACATGGTGCTAGAAAAGGTAATGCAGATACAGCTTTAAAAACTGCGGATTCAGGATATTTGACAAGAAGACTTGTTGATGTATCACAAGATGTTATAGTAAGGGAAGAAGACTGTGGTGTAGAAGATGGAATTGTTGTAAGTGAAATAAAAGAAGGCAATGAAACTATCGAAGAATTAAGAGAAAGATTAATTGGAAGATATACTGCTGAAGATATTATTGATCCTAATAATGGAGATGTGATTTATCCAAGAAATGAATATATGGATCCATATGCAGCAGATAAGATTGTTTCAGCAGGAGTTAAGAAAGTAAAAATCAGATCAGTATTTACTTGTAAATGTAAAGTTGGAGTTTGTGCTAAATGTTATGGTATGAACATGGCTACTGCTAAAAAGATTGATATAGGTGAAGCTGTTGGAATAATAGCTGCACAATCAATTGGGGAACCAGGAACTCAGCTTACTATGAGAACATTCCATACAGGTGGAGTTGCTGGAGCAGATATTACCCAGGGGTTACCTAGAGTTGAAGAATTATTTGAAGCTAGAAAGCCAAAGGGACTTGCAATTGTAAGTGAAATTACTGGTAGTGTAAAAATGGAAGAAACGAAGAAAAAGAGAACAGTGATAGTTATGAGTTCAGATGGTGAAGAACGTAGCTATGATATACCGTTCGGTTCGAGATTAAAAGTGAATGAAGGAGATTACATTGAAGCCGGAGATGAAATTACAGAAGGTTCGGTAAATCCTCATGATATTATGAGCATAAAAGGTATAGATGGAGCAAGAAGATATTTACTTTCGGAAGTTCAGAAAGTTTATAGACTACAAGGTGTTGATATTAATGATAAGCATTTAGAGGTAGTTGTTAGACAAATGACTAGAAAAATAAAAATTCTTGAATCAGGAGATTCAGATTTATTGCCAGGAACTATGATTGATATGTTTGATTTTCATGAGGAAAATGCTAGAGTTAGAGAATTTGGCGGAGAAGAAGCAAAAGGAGAACAAACTCTACTAGGTATTACTAAAGCAGCATTAGCAACTGATAGTTTCTTATCGGCGGCTTCGTTCCAAGAAACCACAAGAGTATTAACGGAAGCAGCAATTAAAGGAAAAGTTGATCCTTTAGTTGGATTGAAAGAAAATGTAATAATTGGTAAGTTGATTCCAGCTGGTACTGGAATGATGAGATATAGATCTTTAAAAGTAGAAACAGATAACCAATTAGTAGAAGAAGCAGTTACAGAAGTGGTTGAAGAATAGAATTTAATTATATTGACATATATAATGTTAAATGATAAAATACAGTTTGTGTGATTTCATATGTGAGATCACGCAAATATGTGTTAATATAATAATTCTAATAGGTAAACTTTACATTACGTTGAACTGTTGGTTTAGTATGTATTTAATACATAACTATAATTTAATTATTTGCGTTTATCTTAATTTAAAAATAGATAAATAAATTATTGGGAGGTGAAAAGATGCCAACTATTAGCCAATTGGTAAGAAAAGGTAGAAAGACAACAGCAGTTAAGTCAACTGCACCAGCACTTAAAGAATGTCCACAAAAAAGAGGAGTATGTACAGTAGTTAAAACAACAACTCCTAAGAAACCTAACTCAGCGTTAAGAAAAATTGCCAGAGTAAGATTGACAAATGGATATGAAGTAACTGCATATATTGGTGGAGTGGGCCACAACTTACAAGAACATAGTGTTGTTCTAATAAGAGGTGGAAGAGTTAAAGACGTTCCTGGTGTTAGATACCATATTGTAAGAGGTGCATTAGATTGTGCTGGAGTAGCTAACAGATTACAAGGAAGATCAAAGTACGGTGCTAAGAAACCTAAACAAAAATAGGCTTTTTAATTAAAAATAGTGCTTATCTTCAACATGAGTTATAGATTTGAATTTCAGTTTATATAGATGTAAAAGATGTAGCGCTTTGCGGTGTTATAAAAATGCCGAGTACCGATGAACTTAAATTTAAAATGTTAAGGAGGGAAGAAAAGTGCCAAGAAAAGGACATATTGCAAAAAGAGATGTATTACCAGATCCAGTGTACAATTCAAAAGTTGTTACTAAATTTATAAACAGCATAATGGAAGATGGTAAGAAGGGTGTTGCCCAAAAGATATGCTATGAAGCATTTGAATTAATGGCAAAAAGAAGTGGAAAAGAAGCTTTAGAGGTATTTGAAGAAGCTATGAATAACGTAATGCCATTACTTGAAGTTAAAGCTAGAAGAATAGGTGGTGCTACATATCAAGTTCCAATAGAAGTTAGACCTGAAAGAAGACAGACATTAGGAATAAGATGGATGTTAATAGCAGCAAGAAAAAGAGGCGAAAAGCTAATGAGTGAAAGAGTTGCTGGTGAATTATTAGATGCATCTAATAACACAGGAGCAGCTGTTAAGAAGAGAGAAGATACTCATAAAATGGCAGAAGCTAATAAAGCATTTGCTCATTACAGATACTAATAAAAATAAAACTGTTTTGGCGTATGCTAAGGCAGTTTTGTCAAATTAAATTAAATTTACTCGTTGAGAGGAGGACAAATAAATGGCTAGAAAATATCCTTTAGATAAGTTTCGTAACTTTGGTATAATGGCTCATATTGATGCAGGTAAGACAACTACTACTGAACGTATATTGTTCTATACAGGAGTGAGTCATAAAATAGGAGAAGTTCATGATGGTGAAGCTACAATGGACTGGATGGTTCAAGAACAAGAAAGAGGTATAACAATTACTTCTGCAGCAACTTCATGTTTCTGGAAAGAACATGAACTTAATATTATAGATACTCCTGGTCACGTAGACTTTACTGTTGAAGTTGAAAGATCATTAAGAGTACTTGATGGAGCTGTTACAGTTCTTGATGCAAAGAGTGGTGTTGAACCACAAACTGAAACTGTTTGGAGACAGGCAGATAAGTATGGTGTACCAAGAATGATATATGTAAATAAAATGGATGCAACAGGTGCTGACTTCTTTAGATGTATTCAAACAGTTAAAGATAGATTGAAAGCAAATGCAGTACCAATTCAAATTCCAATAGGTAGTGAGCAAGGTTTCAAGGGAATGGTTGACCTTATAAAAAATGTTGCTTTTATATTTTATGATGATCTTGGAAAAGATATGAGAGAAGAAGAAATTCCAGCTGAATATGTTGAGCAAGCTGAAGAATATAGAAGTGCAATGATAGAAGCTATTGCTGAAACAGATGAAGAATTAATGGAAAAATATTTAGAAGGTGAAGAGCTTACAATTGAAGAGTTAAAAAATGCTTTAAGAAAAGCTACAATTGCTAACGAAATATATCCTTGTATTTGTGGTTCTTCATACAAAAACAAAGGTGTTCAAGAAATGATTGATGGAGTTGTAGATTACTTGCCATCACCATTAGATGTTCCAGCGATAAAAGGAACAACACTAGATGGAGAAGAAGATCATAGAAATTCTTCTGACTCTGAACCATTATCAGCTTTAGCATTCAAGATAGCTACTGATCCATTTGTTGGTAAATTAGCGTTCACAAGAATATATTCAGGTGTAATGCAAAGTGGTTCATATGTTCTTAACTCAACAAAAGGCAAGAAGGAAAGAATTGGTAGACTTGTTAAGATGCATTCAAATTCAAGATCTGAAGTTGAATCATTAGAAGCAGGGGAAATTGGTGCAGTAATTGGATTAAAGAACACTACAACAGGTGATACTTTGTGTGCAGAAAATAGTCCAATAATTCTTGAAGCTATGGAATTCCCAGAACCAGTTATAAATGTAGCTATTGAGCCAAAAACAAAAGATGCTCAAGAAAAGATGGGGATGGCATTAGCTAAGTTAGCAGAAGAAGATCCAACTTTTAAGACTTGGACTGACACAGAAACAGGTCAAACAATTATTGCAGGTATGGGAGAACTTCACTTAGAAATTATCGTTGATAGACTTCAAAGAGAATTTAAGGTTGAATGTAATGTTGGTGCTCCTCAAGTTGCATATAAAGAAACAATTAGAAGTGCTGTTAAAGCTGAAGCGAAATACGCTAAACAATCAGGTGGTAAGGGACAATACGGTCATGCTGTAATTGAAATGGAACCAACTGAAGGTGAATATGTATTTGAAAATGCAGTTGTTGGTGGTGCTATTCCTAAGGAATATATTCCAGCTATTGACAATGGTATTAGAGAAGCAGCTTTAAATGGTATTATTGCTGGATATAACGTTATTAACTTCAAAGTTAAGTTAGTACATGGTTCATACCATGAAGTTGACTCATCTGAAATGGCATTTAAGATTGCAGGATCTATGGCATTTAAGAATGCTATGGCGAAAGCAAGTCCAGTACTTCTTGAACCAATGATGAAAGTTGAAGTAACAGTTCCAGAAGAATATATGGGAGATGTTATTGGAGACATCAATTCAAGAAGAGGTAGAATGGAAGGAATGGAAGCTGTTAATGGAGCTCAAGTTATTAGAGCATTTGTTCCATTATCAGAAATGTTCGGTTATGCTACTTCATTAAGATCTAGAA
The window above is part of the Clostridium saccharoperbutylacetonicum N1-4(HMT) genome. Proteins encoded here:
- the rplK gene encoding 50S ribosomal protein L11, encoding MAKKVTGMIKLQLQAGKATPAPPVGPALGQHGVNIMGFCKEFNAKTANQAGLIIPVVITVYQDRSFSFILKTPPAAVLIKKELGLESGSGVPNKTKVGKLTQDQLRKIAETKMPDLNAANVESAMRMIAGTARSMGVTIEE
- the nusG gene encoding transcription termination/antitermination protein NusG: MSDRARWYVVHTYSGYENKVKANLEKAIENRNLEALIHDIQVPMEEVVEEKDGKQKVSLKKKFPGYVLVKMLMGDEAWYVVRNTRGVTGFVGPGSKPVPLSDEEVESMGVLEMPVDIDLEVGESIRIISGPLRDSVATIQEIIVEKHKVKALVEMFGRETLAELDFNQVEKLV
- the rplA gene encoding 50S ribosomal protein L1 gives rise to the protein MGKKYIESAKLIDKSALYNPVEALDLTLKTAKANFDETIELHVRLGVDPRHADQQVRGAVVLPNGTGKTVRVLVFAKGDKAAEAQQAGADFVGAEELVQKIQSENWFDYDVVVATPDMMGVVGRIGRVLGPKGLMPNPKSGTVTFDVAKAIEEIKAGKVEYRVDKTAIVHCPIGKKSFGTEKLKQNFTALMDALVKAKPAAAKGQYLKSVSVSSTMGPSAKINPTKALD
- the rplJ gene encoding 50S ribosomal protein L10 — translated: MNKNRELKEAKVAEIKEKLEKSKAVVLSKYQGLNVEEDTALRKNLREAGVEYKVYKNTLVILAAKELGLDGIVEHLEGPVSIAFGYEDVTVAARVLNDFAKDHKKLELKAGIVEGEIYDADKIKQLASIPSKEVLIAKLLGSIKSPISSFARVLSAIADSKGTESAE
- the rplL gene encoding 50S ribosomal protein L7/L12, with translation MTREDIIQAIKEMSVLDLNELVKACEEEFGVSAAAAVVAGGAVAGGAAAEEKTEFDVILASAGDNKIKVIKVVREITGLGLKEAKEIVDGAPKTLKEGVSKEEAEDMKAKIAEVGATVEIK